The Candidatus Krumholzibacteriota bacterium DNA segment AAAATGGTCGGGGCGACTGGATTTGAACCAGCGACCTCCTACTCCCGAAGCAGGCGCGCTAACCGAACTGCGCTACGCCCCGAATCATCCGGTAAAATATCATTTTATAGACCATAACTCAAACAAAAACAGACATTGTGACGAATTAATCCCGAATTGATCTGGTCTATATTCCCCAGAACGTTATGACTCCCTGACTTGCGAGAGTCACTATCGCGCCGGCAATCAGGATTCCAGCGGCAACTGCCGGTATCGCCATCCGCAGGGGAATCTTGAAAAGGAACGCCGCGGCGCATCCTGTCCACGCACCGGTGACCGGAAGAGGTATCGCTACGAACAAGATCAGACCAAGGGCTTCGAATCTCTCTATCAGTTTTCCCTTCCTTACCGTGCGCTTGAAGAACCAGTCAAAGAACCTGTCAAAAAGAGGGTATCTCCTTAACCAACCGGAAACCCGTTCAAAAAAGAGCAACAGAGGAATTACGGGGAGAAAATTCCCGAGTACGGCGAAGATATACGCTTCCGGCCAGTCAAGCCCTCCCTTTGTCAAAGCGTACGGAATTGCGCCCCTGAGTTCCGATACAGGAAGAATGCTTATAAGAAATGTCATCAACCTTGGAGATACGTTGCTGATAAAAGCGAAAATCGGGTAATGCACTATCCCACTCCCTTCAATAATGGAACAAAGGCGCATTGCGACAGGCGCTCTTCCTCTATGGCTTCATTTTTTTTGCTGAAAAGCACCAGGTATTCCCCGTCGGAAGCAACAGGGGCTATCAGCATACCTTCTTCGGCCAGCTGCTCAAGAAGCCTGTTCGGCCTTCCCGGCATGGCGGCCGAGACTATGATCTTGTCGAATGGAGCGTAGAATCTCCATCCATTCGACCCGTCAGCGACCTTGATCCGGATCCTGCCGGTCCTTACGGTTGAAAGTGTATCGCCAGCCTTTGTCGACAACTGAGCGAGTCTTTCCACCGAATAGACTTCTCTGCACAGGAGAGAAAGTATCGCTGTCTGATAACCTGAACCGGTACCGACTTCAAGTATCCTGTCATCAGGCTTTATCTTCAGATATTGCATCATAAGAGCCTGGATGTAAGGTTGAGAGATCGTCTGCGCGAGACCTATCGGAAACGAACAGTCGTCATACGCCCTGGCGCCTATGGCCGGGTCTACGAAGAGATGTCTCGGGACCTCCATGAACGCCTTTAGAACGCGTTCATCGCGGATGTCTCTCGAGGAAAGCTGTTCCTCTACCATCCTTCTTCGAGCTATTCTGTAATCGAACCCTTTTTCCACTGCAGATCCCACTTCTTGAGGTCGAATATCCTTTTGTAATCGGTCATTTCTATTGATAAAGGAGTGATCGAAATATAATTTTCCGATATCGCCGCAAAATCTGAATCGCTGTCCCTGTTCCAGCCGGGCTTACCGCCGCCGATCCAGTAGTATTCCTTCCCCCTTGGATCAGTCTCCTTAAGGATCGTGTCATTATAAACGCGGGAACCCAGTTTTGTGATCCTGATGCCCTTGATCTCCTCACCCTGAACCGGTGGAATATTGACATTCCACAATACCGGATTCTTTTCTTTTTTTTCGAGTACCCTGAGCGCGAGATATCGGGCTACAGAAGAAGCCGGATCGAAAGAACGTGGCTCCCAGGAAGTCACTGATACTGCTATCGATGGTATTCCAAGCAGGGAACCTTCGATAGCTGCGGCGACCGTGCCGGAATAAAAGACATCCTCGCCCATATTCGGTCCATGATTTATCCCCGAGACTATCAGGTCGGGCTGCGATGCAAGTATGCTGTTGACGGCGAGGAAAACACAGTCAGTCGGAGTTCCCGAAACGCCGAATCTGCTGTCGCTGTATTTTGTTATTCTCAGTGGCCCGTCCAGTGTTATCGAATGGCTAGTGGCGCTTTGTTCCAGTTCCGGGGCTACCGTCACAATCTCGCAGATTCCTTCCAACCCCTTAATAAGCGCTTTGATACCCTCGGCCCTTATTCCGTCGTCATTCGTCACTAAAATGGTCTTTTTCGATTCCAAGCAAGAACCTCGGTGATGTGATCAAGATACTGTCTAACCGTTAATTACCGAATAATCAGAGCCTTAACCTACCAGAAATAACTTTTGAATACCAGTCTGAAAAACCTGACAGTATCAATAAATGGATTGATCTTGCTTTTTTCGGCGGCGTATATCGACTTGATCGTTATGGAACCGATCGATGCTCCATTTCTGGCGGATTTTATAAGGATCTCGCTTTCGCCATCGAAACGGTCGGAACTCAGTTCGATATTTCTGAGCAGATCGGTCCTGATCAGTCTGTACCCCGACTGGCTGTCCCTGATAGTACATCCCGCGAGCCTGCTTATCACTTTCGATGTCAGACGGTTGGTCATTTTCCTGACAAACGGCATCTCTGCCGTCTCAGACATTCTGTTACCGACTATGATATCGTCTCCACTTTCATTGAATTTTTTCACAAAAAGGGGGATTTCCGCGGGATCATGCTGGCCATCAGCATCCAGAGTAATGACCGCTTCTATGCCTTCCAGACAGGAGAGATGATCGAAACCCCTCCGCAGGGCTTTTCCCTTTCCGGAATTGATCTCCTGCTCAAGCAGCGTCACTCCCGCCTCTGTCGCTATTTCGGCGGTACGGTCTGAAGAACCGTCATCGACAACGATGATATTTTCAGCGGCAATATATTTCTTTACATTTTCCAGGACTGAAGACAGGTGGTGTTCTTCATTATATGCAGGGATTACCGCGCCGATAGTAGAAAACATCCCACCCCCGGGAGGCTTGATATTGTTTAAAAGTGGTCGGGGCGACTGGATTTGAACCAGCGACCACTTGCCCCCCATGCAAGTGCGCTACCGGACTGCGCCACGCCCCGACAGAAGATAAAATAAACGTGTATCAGATGAAAAAACAAGCCTTAAATTCACTGCGCGGTGGAATCGTTTGAGACGCGCGTCAGACCTCATCGACCTCAAAGGCTTTCAACCAGATCTTTCAGCTCAAAGAGGTCCTGTTTAAGCGAAAGGACAATATTGAATTTTTCCGGATCGGCAAAGGGTATACTGAGCTGTTCAATGAGAGAATCAGGATTGTCCCTTGTTTCCCTGAGTTTCTGCACAGCTCCGGCGATCGTATATCCTTTTCCGTAGAGAAGTTTTTTAATGGTCATAATATATTTTATATCCCTGACCTTGTAGGTCCTGTTTCCCGCTCTGTTCTTCTTCGGCTTAAGCACGGAAAACTGGGTCTCCCAGTATCTTAAAACATGTGGTTTTACACCTGCAAGCTCGCTCACTTCGCCGATCGAATAGTACAGTTTGTTTGTTTTCTGCTTCATTCCCGATACGCTCCCTTGGTCTTCTGGGACATTTCTATCTGTACATCTCGCTTCTTGCTTTTCTTATCATAAGGTCTCTTATCGCGTTTCGTGGATTCTTGTTATTGAAAAGAACCTTGTAGACCTGTTCGGTTATTGGAAGTTCGACGTTGACTCTCGCCGACAGTTTAAGCGCGGCCTTCGTTGTCTTTACACCCTCAGCTACCATGACCATATCCTTCAGTATCGCCTTCAGTTTTCTGCCTTTTCCTATCTGCTCCCCCACATACCGGTTTCTGCTGTGTCTGCTCATGCAGGTCACTATCATATCTCCTACTCCGGCCAACCCGCTCAAAGTGTTATCCTTCGCCCCAAGCCTGCAGGCAAGCCGTTTTGTCTCCGCAAGGCCTCGAGTCAACAGCGCAGCCTTGGTATTATCTCCAAATCCCAACCCGTCGCATATTCCCGCCGCTATGGCTATTGTGTTTTTAAGCGAGACGCCGAGTTCTACTCCGATTATATCGCTGTTGGTATAGACCCTGAAATATTCGGTCATGAATATATCCTGGATCCCTGAAAGTACCCTGTTATCGGTTCCGGCGACTACGATCGATGTCGGCATTTTCCGGCTGACCTCTTCAGCGTGGCTGGGACCGAGCAGGCCGGCGATCCTTCCGTCTGGAATCTGCAGTTCCTGAGACAGGACCTCGCTCATCCTGCAAAGCGTTTTTTCTTCCAATCCTTTCGACGCGTTTATGACAATCGATCTTTTATTGAAATACCTTGAATTCCTGACAGATCTGGAGACTTTTCTCATCGTATGGCTCGGTGTCACAAACAGGAGATGCGTGTTCCCCTGGAGAGCTTCGTCGAGGTCCGAAGTGACACCCAGGGACCTCGGGATCCTTATGCCTGGAAGAAATCTTTTATTCTCATGGTCTCTGTTTATATCTTCGGCGTAAGCGGGATAAAATTCCCACAACTTCACCGAAATCCCTTTCGAATCAAGAAGCAGAGCGAGAGTCGTGCCCCAGCTTCCCGCTCCGAGCACGCAGATATTAATGTCTCGTGTCTTTTTTTTCTTTTTAATCATGCCTTTTAAAATATTTTTCCTTCCTCGCCCTTGATCAGTCTTTTTATGTTGGACCGGTGCTTGTATATGACCATTAAAGCCACGAATATGGAAAGATAGAATATCGAAACGTGCGTTCCCTGCCCCATGTAGCGGTCAGTCACGAGTATCATGACCGGAAGCATTGAGGAAGACAGGATGCTGGCAACAGAAACGATCCTGAAGATCAACAGGATGATAAGCCATATCACGAAACATATCCCTACTGCCAGTGGCGCGAGAGCGGCGAACGCTCCCGTGGTCGTCCCTACTCCCTTACCTCCGGAAAAATTGACGAATACAGAATAATTGTGCCCAAGGATCACTATCAGTGCCGCGAGAAGTGAAAAAACGAAATGTTCAAGACCAAGAAAAGAGACTATCCTGACCGCAAGGAATCCTTTTCCGATATCTATAAGAAGTACGGGGATCGCCGCTTTCGCGCCCAGTACCCTGAAAGTGTTTGCCGCTCCGAGATTGCCGCTTCCAAAACCGCGAAGATCTATCCCTTTCATCAACCTGCCCATCATATAACTTGAAGGGATCGATCCCAGAATATAGCTGGTGATGATGACGAGGACGATTTTTAACAGCTGATCCATCTCGGTCACTCCTTGGATTTGAGCGTGATTTTAATCGCTGTCCCCTCAAAGGTAAAGGTATTTCTTATGTGATTGTTGAGATAACGGATATAAGAACGAGGGAAATAGCTCGATTTGTTAACAAAAAGGGTGAAGGAAGGAGGTTCCGATCCCGTCTGGGTGCCATAATAGACTTTACCGGTGCCGGTTTTATAGAATCTTGGCGGATTCTTAGAAACTGCATCTTCGATGATCCTGTTCAATTCCGATGTCGATATCTTTTTTTCGCGTTCTTCCTGTATCTGAAAGCAGAGAGGAAATATTTTCGACAGCCTCGTTCCCTCGGTTGCTGAAATAGTCAGGATCGGAGCGTATGTCAGAAAAGGCATGGCCTCCCTGACCATTGTGATGAATCTGCCGAGAGTCCTGTTATCTTTCGTCAGCAGGTCCCATTTGTTCAGGAGGACGATCACTCCTTTTCTTTCCTTGTGAGCTACGGAAGCTATCCTTGTATCCTGCCTTGAAATATCATTGAGTGATGCGTCGACTACCATAAGTACTATATCGGCATCCTTGATGCTCTGAAGACTTTTAAGACTGCTTATCACATCGAGCCCTTTTTCAGTCCTGGATCTCCTCTTTACCCCCGCTGTGTCCACAAGGATAACATCTTTGTTATGATATTTTATTCTCAGGTTTATAGTATCTCTTGTCGTCCCTGGTTCTTCCGATACTATATGCCTGTCCTCTCCTATCAAGGCGTTTAGAAGCGAGCTTTTCCCCACGTTTGGTTTGCCGACGATGGAAATACGAAGATCAGTAGTGACATCACTCGGTTCAGGTTTCCTGGGAAGACGAAGCACTACTTCGTCAAGAAGATCCCCTATGCCCTGGCCATGAAGAGAACTGATGCTGTGGATCTCGCTGAACCCCATAGCATAGAATTCTGCCGCATCGACAGTATCCTGCCGGCTTTCCACCTTGTTCACCGCCAGGATTATCTTTTCCCTTGCCATTCTCGTAGCTTTAAGAAGATTCTCATCCTCGGCCGTTATACCGGTATCGACGTCTACAAGAAAGATAACGACTGATGATTCCAGGACCGTTCTCTGTATTCTTTCCGTTATCTGAGCCTGCAACGGATCTTCGTCACTAAGTGAGAAACCCCCGGTATCTATGACCCTGAATTCAACGCCATTCCATGACGCGGTCTCTTCCATCCTGTCTCTTGTCACTCCCGGCGT contains these protein-coding regions:
- a CDS encoding protein-L-isoaspartate(D-aspartate) O-methyltransferase; the encoded protein is MVEEQLSSRDIRDERVLKAFMEVPRHLFVDPAIGARAYDDCSFPIGLAQTISQPYIQALMMQYLKIKPDDRILEVGTGSGYQTAILSLLCREVYSVERLAQLSTKAGDTLSTVRTGRIRIKVADGSNGWRFYAPFDKIIVSAAMPGRPNRLLEQLAEEGMLIAPVASDGEYLVLFSKKNEAIEEERLSQCAFVPLLKGVG
- a CDS encoding MerR family transcriptional regulator → MKQKTNKLYYSIGEVSELAGVKPHVLRYWETQFSVLKPKKNRAGNRTYKVRDIKYIMTIKKLLYGKGYTIAGAVQKLRETRDNPDSLIEQLSIPFADPEKFNIVLSLKQDLFELKDLVESL
- a CDS encoding glycosyltransferase family 2 protein — protein: MFSTIGAVIPAYNEEHHLSSVLENVKKYIAAENIIVVDDGSSDRTAEIATEAGVTLLEQEINSGKGKALRRGFDHLSCLEGIEAVITLDADGQHDPAEIPLFVKKFNESGDDIIVGNRMSETAEMPFVRKMTNRLTSKVISRLAGCTIRDSQSGYRLIRTDLLRNIELSSDRFDGESEILIKSARNGASIGSITIKSIYAAEKSKINPFIDTVRFFRLVFKSYFW
- the plsY gene encoding glycerol-3-phosphate 1-O-acyltransferase PlsY, with the protein product MDQLLKIVLVIITSYILGSIPSSYMMGRLMKGIDLRGFGSGNLGAANTFRVLGAKAAIPVLLIDIGKGFLAVRIVSFLGLEHFVFSLLAALIVILGHNYSVFVNFSGGKGVGTTTGAFAALAPLAVGICFVIWLIILLIFRIVSVASILSSSMLPVMILVTDRYMGQGTHVSIFYLSIFVALMVIYKHRSNIKRLIKGEEGKIF
- a CDS encoding NAD(P)-dependent glycerol-3-phosphate dehydrogenase, translated to MNICVLGAGSWGTTLALLLDSKGISVKLWEFYPAYAEDINRDHENKRFLPGIRIPRSLGVTSDLDEALQGNTHLLFVTPSHTMRKVSRSVRNSRYFNKRSIVINASKGLEEKTLCRMSEVLSQELQIPDGRIAGLLGPSHAEEVSRKMPTSIVVAGTDNRVLSGIQDIFMTEYFRVYTNSDIIGVELGVSLKNTIAIAAGICDGLGFGDNTKAALLTRGLAETKRLACRLGAKDNTLSGLAGVGDMIVTCMSRHSRNRYVGEQIGKGRKLKAILKDMVMVAEGVKTTKAALKLSARVNVELPITEQVYKVLFNNKNPRNAIRDLMIRKARSEMYR
- a CDS encoding small multi-drug export protein, whose translation is MRLCSIIEGSGIVHYPIFAFISNVSPRLMTFLISILPVSELRGAIPYALTKGGLDWPEAYIFAVLGNFLPVIPLLLFFERVSGWLRRYPLFDRFFDWFFKRTVRKGKLIERFEALGLILFVAIPLPVTGAWTGCAAAFLFKIPLRMAIPAVAAGILIAGAIVTLASQGVITFWGI
- the der gene encoding ribosome biogenesis GTPase Der — encoded protein: MKRLSTVAIIGKPNSGKSTLFNRITRSRKAITYETPGVTRDRMEETASWNGVEFRVIDTGGFSLSDEDPLQAQITERIQRTVLESSVVIFLVDVDTGITAEDENLLKATRMAREKIILAVNKVESRQDTVDAAEFYAMGFSEIHSISSLHGQGIGDLLDEVVLRLPRKPEPSDVTTDLRISIVGKPNVGKSSLLNALIGEDRHIVSEEPGTTRDTINLRIKYHNKDVILVDTAGVKRRSRTEKGLDVISSLKSLQSIKDADIVLMVVDASLNDISRQDTRIASVAHKERKGVIVLLNKWDLLTKDNRTLGRFITMVREAMPFLTYAPILTISATEGTRLSKIFPLCFQIQEEREKKISTSELNRIIEDAVSKNPPRFYKTGTGKVYYGTQTGSEPPSFTLFVNKSSYFPRSYIRYLNNHIRNTFTFEGTAIKITLKSKE
- the surE gene encoding 5'/3'-nucleotidase SurE; amino-acid sequence: MESKKTILVTNDDGIRAEGIKALIKGLEGICEIVTVAPELEQSATSHSITLDGPLRITKYSDSRFGVSGTPTDCVFLAVNSILASQPDLIVSGINHGPNMGEDVFYSGTVAAAIEGSLLGIPSIAVSVTSWEPRSFDPASSVARYLALRVLEKKEKNPVLWNVNIPPVQGEEIKGIRITKLGSRVYNDTILKETDPRGKEYYWIGGGKPGWNRDSDSDFAAISENYISITPLSIEMTDYKRIFDLKKWDLQWKKGSITE